One part of the Methylobacterium terrae genome encodes these proteins:
- a CDS encoding Lrp/AsnC family transcriptional regulator: MSAGLDRIDLKILRLLQEDGRIGNADLAKRVNTSPATCHRRTQRLFDEGYLRGVRGVVAPDKVGRGSLVLVGVVLDRSTPESFSAFEAAALAMPTLLDCHLVAGDFDYFLKIRVSDMADFNRMHSEILIALPGVRQTRTFFVMKEVIDNAPLSL, translated from the coding sequence ATGAGCGCGGGCCTCGACCGCATCGACCTGAAAATTCTCCGTCTCCTGCAAGAGGATGGCCGGATCGGCAACGCGGACCTCGCCAAACGCGTCAACACCAGCCCGGCGACCTGCCACCGCCGCACCCAGCGGCTGTTCGACGAGGGGTACCTGCGCGGCGTGCGCGGCGTGGTGGCGCCGGACAAGGTCGGGCGCGGCTCGCTTGTCCTCGTCGGCGTGGTGCTCGACCGCTCGACGCCGGAGAGCTTCTCCGCCTTCGAGGCGGCGGCGCTCGCCATGCCGACCCTCCTCGACTGCCACCTCGTCGCCGGCGACTTCGACTACTTCCTCAAGATCCGCGTCTCGGACATGGCCGACTTCAACCGGATGCACAGCGAGATCCTCATCGCCCTGCCCGGGGTGCGCCAGACCCGGACCTTCTTCGTCATGAAGGAGGTGATCGACAACGCCCCGCTCAGCTTGTGA
- a CDS encoding 1-aminocyclopropane-1-carboxylate deaminase, whose protein sequence is MLSQFERYPLTFGPTPIEHLPRLTAHLGGDVEIYAKRDDCNSGLAYGGNKLRKLEYIVPDAIASGADTLVSIGGVQSNHTRMVAAVAAKIGMKCRVIQEAWVPHEDAVYDRVGNIMLTRIMGAESQLVDEGFDIGIRDSWKQAIEDVKAKGGKPYAIPAGASVHKFGGLGYVGFAEEVRRQEAEMGLHFDYIVVCTVTGSTHAGMLVGFSADGRARNVIGIDASCTPAQTKAQVLEIARNTAALVGAGEIVADDVVLKEDYAYPVYGVPSKETVEAIRLAARLEAMITDPVYEGKSMQGMIDLVRKGFFPKGSKVLYAHLGGAPALNGYSYTFRNG, encoded by the coding sequence ATGCTGTCGCAGTTCGAGCGCTACCCCCTGACCTTCGGGCCGACCCCGATCGAGCACCTGCCGCGGCTGACCGCGCATCTCGGCGGCGACGTCGAGATCTACGCCAAGCGCGACGACTGCAATTCCGGCCTGGCCTATGGCGGCAACAAGCTGCGCAAGCTCGAATACATCGTGCCGGACGCGATCGCGTCCGGCGCCGACACCCTGGTGTCGATCGGCGGCGTGCAGTCGAACCACACCCGCATGGTGGCGGCGGTGGCGGCCAAGATCGGCATGAAGTGCCGGGTGATCCAGGAGGCCTGGGTGCCGCACGAGGACGCGGTCTACGACCGGGTCGGCAACATCATGCTGACGCGGATCATGGGCGCCGAGTCGCAGCTCGTGGATGAAGGCTTCGACATCGGCATCCGCGACAGCTGGAAGCAGGCGATCGAGGACGTGAAGGCCAAGGGCGGCAAGCCCTACGCGATTCCCGCCGGCGCCTCGGTGCACAAGTTCGGCGGTCTCGGCTATGTCGGCTTCGCCGAGGAGGTGCGCCGCCAGGAGGCCGAGATGGGCCTCCACTTCGACTACATCGTGGTCTGCACCGTCACCGGCTCGACCCATGCCGGCATGCTGGTCGGCTTCTCGGCCGATGGCCGGGCCCGCAACGTCATCGGCATCGACGCCTCCTGCACGCCCGCCCAGACCAAGGCGCAGGTGCTCGAGATCGCCCGGAACACCGCCGCGCTCGTCGGCGCCGGCGAGATCGTGGCCGACGACGTGGTGCTCAAGGAGGACTACGCCTACCCGGTCTACGGCGTGCCCTCGAAGGAGACCGTCGAGGCGATCCGCCTCGCCGCCCGGCTCGAGGCGATGATCACGGACCCGGTCTACGAGGGCAAGTCGATGCAGGGCATGATCGACCTCGTCCGGAAGGGCTTCTTCCCCAAGGGCTCGAAAGTGCTCTACGCCCATCTCGGCGGGGCGCCGGCGCTGAACGGCTACAGCTACACGTTCCGCAACGGGTGA